CGCGCGCGACCAGGTCGAGGTCACCGGCGACCGACTTGACCGCCGCGAGCGCGTTCAGCGCACACGTACGGGCCAGTTGTTTGGCCTCCTCGGGCGTGACCTCCGCGCCCACCTTCCCGGTGACCGGAAGTTTCCCGTCCACCATGGGCAACTGGCCCGAGGTGTACACGTACACCCCCGACCGCACAGCCGGCTGGTAGGCGGCCAGCGGCGGCACGACCGCCGGCAGGGTCAGGCCCAGCTCGGCGAGGCGCTCCTCTACCGCGCTCACGCCTTCTCCCGCTTCAGGTAGGCCACGAGCTGCTCGGGGTTGTTCGGCCCGGGCACGACCTGGACGAGCTCCCAGCCGTCCTCGCCCCAGGTGTCCAGAATCTGCTTCGTGGCGTGGACGAGCAGCGGCACGGTCGAGTATTCCCACTTGGTCATGGAGGCGACTTTATCCGCTGCCGCCGAGCGCTCCGCGCCCACGTTGTCCACAGCCTCCGGCGTAGGTTCTCGCCGGACTGGTTAGTCTCGAATACGTGAGCAGGTTCCAGGTCGTCAGCGGTAAGGGCGGGACCGGAAAGACCACGGTCGCCGCAGCGCTCGCGCTCGCCCTCGCAACCGAGGGGAAGCGCACGCTTCTCGTCGAGGTCGAGGGCAGGCAGGGCATCGCGCAGCTCTTCGAAACCGAAGTGCTGCCTTATGAGGAGCGGAAGATCGCCGTCGCTCCCGGGGGCGGGGAGGTGTTCGCCCTCGCCATCGACCCCGAGCAGGCACTGCTGGACTACCTCCAGATGTTCTACAAACTCGGGAGCGCCGGTCGCGCCCTGAAGAAACTCGGCGCGATCGACTTCGCCACCACCGTCGCCCCGGGCATCAGGGACGTACTCCTGACCGGAAAGGCGTGCGAGGCGGTCCGGCGGAAGGACAGGAGCGGGCGGTTCGCGTACGACCACGTCGTGATGGACGCCCCGCCGACCGGCCGCGTGACCCGTTTCCTGAACGTCAACGACGAGGTGGCCGGCCTCGCGAAGATCGGCCCGATACACAATCAGGCGCAGGCCGTGATGCGCGTACTGAAGTCGCCCGAGACGGCGGTGCATCTCGTGACGCTGCTGGAGGAGATGCCCGTCCAGGAGACCGCGGACGGTATCGCCGAGCTGCGGGCGGCGAAGCTGCCAGTGGGGCGGATCATCGTCAACATGGTGCGGCCCGAGGTTTTGGACGAGGCCGAGCTGGAACTCGTACGGGCGGCCCCTCGCAGCGCGCTCGCGCGGTCGCTGTCGGCCGCCGGGCTCGGCGGGGCGCGGCGCGGCGGGAACGCCGAGAAGCTGGTGGATCCACTGCTGGCCCAGGTCGAGGAGTACGCCGAGCGGTACGCCCTGGAGCACGAACAGCGGTCCGTGCTGGGCGGGTTGGATCTGCCCTTGCACGAACTGCCGTTGTTCGCCGAGGGCATGGACCTGGCAGGTCTGTACGAACTGGCCAACGAGCTGCGGAAGCAGAGGATTTCATGAGCCCGGACCCGCACGACTCCGCCTCCCGCCATGGCCTGTCCCCCGCGCGCGTGCTCGAAGTGGATCCGCTGATCGACGATCCGAGGACGCGGATCGTGGTGTGCTGCGGATCCGGCGGGGTCGGCAAGACGACCACCGCGGCGGCGCTCGGGCTGCGCGCCGCCGAGCGGGGGCGGAAGGTGGTGGTGCTGACCATCGACCCGGCCCGCAGACTCGCCCAGTCCATGGGCATCGACTCGCTCGACAACGTGCCGCGGCGGGTCAAGGGCGTCGAGGGCGGCGGTGAACTGCACGCCATGATGCTCGACATGAAGCGGACGTTCGACGAGATCGTCGAGGCGCACGCCGACCGTGAGCGGGCCGCCGCGATCCTCTCCAACCCCTTCTACCAGTCACTCTCGGCGGGCTTCGCGGGCACGCAGGAGTACATGGCGATGGAGAAGCTGGGGCAGCTGCGGGCGCGCGACGAGTGGGATCTCATCGTCGTCGACACGCCTCCGTCCCGGTCCGCGCTGGACTTCCTGGACGCCCCGAAGAGGCTCGGTTCGTTTCTCGACGGCCGGCTGATCCGGCTGCTGACGGCGCCGGCGAAGCTGGGCGGGCGCGCGGGAATGAAGTTCCTGAGCGTCGGGATGTCGATGATGACCGGCACCCTGGGCAAGCTCCTGGGCGGCCAACTCCTCAAGGACGTACAGACGTTCGTCGCCGCGATGGACACCACCTTCGGTGGGTTCCGTACCCGCGCCGACGCCACCTATCAGCTCCTTCAGGCGCCCGGCACGGCGTTCCTGGTGGTCGCGGCCCCGGAGCGGGACGCACTGCGCGAGGCCGCGTACTTCGTGGAGCGGCTGGCCGCGGAGGACATGCCGCTCGCCGGACTGGTGCTCAACCGGGTCCACGGCAGCGGCGCCGCCCAACTGTCGGCCGAACGTGCGCTCGCCGCCGCGGAAAATCTTGAAGAGCCCCGCATTGTCGATCAGGAGGACGGGAAAGCTGGACTTCGTAACTCCCCCGACCCGTACGGCGGTTCAGAACATCCGGACCAGACACCCCAGACATCCCGGACACCAGCTCCTGAGGCAGACGTCGAGGAACACGTCGAAGGCTCCCCCACCGCCACCGGCAGTGAACCGACCGCCGATCCGAGCGAACCCACCGTCCAACAACTCACCGCAGGCCTGCTCCGGCTGCACGCCGACCGTATGCGGCTGCTCTCCCGTGAGCAGCGCACACGTGACCGCTTCACCGCGCTCCACCCGGAGGTGGCGGTCACCGAGGTCGCCGCACTGCCCGGCGATGTGCATGACCTCGCGGGCCTGCGGAACATCGGCGACCGGCTCGCGACCGACCGGCCAGAGCTGCCAGCCCCTCCGGAGACGAGCGACTGAGACGAGATGTGACTGAGCCGAGCGACTGACGAGCCGGCGGTGACTGACCGAGAGGGGCAGTGACCGACCGGGACGGCTCAGCCCACTGCCAAGTAGTTCTCGTACACCTCTTCCTCGTCGAGGGGCAGGATTCCCGCCCCCCGCTCGTACTCCGTACGCGCGGTTTCGAGCAGCCGACGCCACGAGGTGACGGTGGGACGCCTGCGCAGCAGTGCGCGGCGCTCCCGCTCCGTCATTCCTCCCCACACGCCGAACTCGACGCGGTTGTCGAGCGCGTCAGCCAGGCATTCCGTGCGTACCGGACATCCGGTGCACACCGCCTTGGCCCTGTTCTGCGCTGCTCCTTGAACGAACAGTTCATCCGGATCGGTAGTGCGGCAGCCCGCCTGCGCACTCCAGTCGGTTACCCAGCCCATACCGGCGCCGTCCTCTCCCGAATCGAGGCTCCCCCACGGCGGCAGCGGCATATTCACCGCGCCAGTTGAGGACGTTACGGAAGGCGGGCACAGCGCAACACCCCCTTCGGGCCCAATCTTGAATGGCCCGAACGGACTATGGGTAAGCGGCAGATCACCCGGGGGAGTGAGCGACCGACATGCGCGACCATCCCGACAAAGGGGGACAGTTCAGCTGGGTCACAACGGATACCTCGTGACACACGAGGCTAATCCGGGCACGTACTCCACAAAAATAGTTGGACTACATCCGAAACGTTTCCGGTCTCAGGGACGTATTGATACGTGACCTCACAGCTGTGACAGTTGCGAAGAGCTTAGGCCAAGGCCTGTACGTGTGTCCGGCGAATGAGAACGTAGGCTGCCCTCATGCCAAACAAGCGCTCGGGTGGAGGCCTGTCGGTAACGCAGCAGGCCGCCAAGTTCCTCGGTGTCAGCGTGCTCGCGGGAGCCGTCATGGCGGGCATCGCCCTGCCCGCCGCCGGTGCGCTCGGTCTCGCGGCCAAGGGTTCGGTCGAAGGGTTCGACGAGATCCCGGCCAATCTCAAGACCCTGCCGCTGAGCCAGCGCACCACGATCCTGGACGCCAAGGGCGGCCAGCTGGCGACGGTCTACTCGCGCGACCGCACGGTCGTCGAGCTCAAGGACATCTCGCCGTACATGCAGAAGGCGATCGTCGCGATCGAGGACTCCCGGTTCTACGAGCACGGCGCGATCGACCTCAAGGGCGTCCTGCGGGCGCTCAACAAGAACGCGCAGAGCGGCGGCGTCTCGGAAGGCGCCTCCACGCTCACGCAGCAGCTGGTGAAGAACGTGTTCGTCGAGGAGGCCGGTGACGACCCGACGAAGGTCGCGCAGGCCCAGCAGCAGACGATCGGCCGCAAGATCAAGGAGCTGAAGTACGCGATCCAGGTCGAGGAGGAGTTGGGCAAGAAGAAGATCCTCGAGAACTACCTGAACATCACGTTCTTCGGCCAGCAGGCCTACGGCGTCGAGGCCGGCGCCCGCCGCTACTTCTCCAAGTCCGCGAAGGACCTCACCCTCCCCCAGGCGGCCCTGCTGGCCGGCATCGTCCAGTCGCCGACCCGGTACGACCCGGTGAACGACCCGGCGGAGGCCACCAAGCGCCGTAACACCGTGCTCAAGCGCATGGCGGAGGTCGGTGACATCTCCCCGCAGGAGGCCGCCGCCGCACAGGAGAAGCCGCTCGGCCTGAAGGTCAGCGAGCCCAAGAACGGCTGCATCGCGGCGGTCAAGGGGGCGGGCTTCTTCTGCAAGTACGTCGAGAAGGAGTTCCTCGCCAGCCCCGTCTTCGGCAAGACCCGCGCGGACCGGGCGAAGATCTGGAACCAGGGCGGCCTGACCATCCGCACGACGCTGGACCCGCAGTCGCAGGCGTCCGTGCAGGCGTCGATCAAGGAACACGTGTACCAGTCGGACTCGGTGGCGACAGCGGTCACGCTGGTCGAGCCGGGCACCGGCAAGATCCTCGGCATGGGCCAGTCGAAGCCGTACGGCTACGGCAAGAACCAGACCGAGATCAACTACTCGGTCGGCAGCGACCGGGGCGGCTCCAACTACGGCTTCCCGACCGGTTCGACGTTCAAGCCGTTCGTGGCGGCGGCGGCGCTGGAAGAGGGACGCCCGGCGATCCAGCAGTACTCGGCGCCGTACGAGATGGAGTACCCGAGCCCGGTCCAGACGTGCAGCGGCAAGCCGTGGACCAACCTGGAGAACGCGAAGCTGGAGAACGAGAGCGAGTCGGAGAAGGGCCCCTACCGCCTGAAGAAGGCGATGGAGCTGTCGGTCAACACCTACTTCGTGCAGATGATCTCCGACATCGGTCTGTGCCCGGTGATGAACATGACCGACGCACTGCACGTCAGGCAGGGCAACGGCGACAAGCTGCCCGAGGTACCGGCCATCGCCCTCGGCTCCAGGGGCATCTCCCCGCTGACGATGGCGAGCGCGTACGCGGCCTTCGCCTCCCGTGGCATGTACTGCACGCCGATCGCCATCGAGTCGATCACGCAGAAGGCCAACGGCGGGCAGAAGTCGCTGGAGGTCCCGAAGTCGACGTGCTCCCGTGCGATGTCGGAGACGACCGCCGACACGATCAACACCCTGCTCCAGGGCGTGGTCGACTCCGGAACCGGCCAGGAGGCCGGTCTCACCGACGGCCGCGACAACGCCGGTAAGACGGGTACGACGGACGAGCGCAAGAACGCCTGGTTCGTCGGCTACACACCGACCCTGTCGGGTGCCGTCTGGGTCGGCAGCGCCATGCAGAACGTGAAGATGCGCGACATCAGGATCGGCGGCGTCTACAACGACCTCGTCTTCGGCGGCAAGGTTCCGGGCCCCATCTGGAAGGACGCCATGACCGGCGCACTCCAGGGCAAGGACTCCGGAAAGTTCAACCTCATCCCCATCATCGAGCCGACCACCCCGAAGCCGGGCGACAACGGCGGCAATGACGGCGGCAACGGGGACAACAACGGCAACGGCAACGGCAACAACGGTGGCGCGACGAACGGCAACAACGACAACGGCGGCAACACGACGTTCCCGAACCCGTCCTTCTCCATCCCCGAGGGCTTCATCCAGGGCAACGGCAACGGCGGCAACAACGGAACCAGCAATGGGAACGGCAACGGGAACGGCAACGGAGGCTTCCCGTAGAGAGTCCGTAGAGGGTTCGCGCGCCGAGGTGGAGCGAGTGAGTCGTCGTACGTGAACGGGGGCGCCCTTCCTGAGAAGGGCGCCCCCGTCGACGTACAGGCACCTTGCGTCCTCGCGGCAGGTCAGCCGGCGAGGAGCTTCTTCACCGCGGCGGCGACCCGGCCGCCCTCGGCGAGGCCCGCGACCTTCGGGTTCACGATCTTCATGACCTGACCCATGGCGCGCGGCCCCTCGGCGCCGGCCGCCTTCGCCTCCTCGACGGCCTGGGCGACGATCTGGTTCAGCTCCTCGTCGTCGAGCTGCTTGGGCAGGTAGACGGCGAGGATCACGCCCTCGGCCTTCTCGCGCTCGGCCTGCTCGGGGCGGTCGCCCTGGGCGAAGGCGTCGGCCGCCTCACGGCGCTTCTTCGCCTCGCGGCTGATCACCTTGATGATCTCCTCGTCGGAGAGCTCGCGCTTCTCCTTGCCGGAGACCTCTTCCTGCGTGATCGCGGTGAGGGTCAGCCGGAGCGTCGAGGAGCGGAGTTCGTCGCGCGCCTTGATGGCGGTGTTGAGGTCTTCCCTGAGCTTCGACTTGAGCGTGGTCATGGGATCGATTGTCGCAGGTGCGGGAAGCGGAACGCCCGTGGATTTCCACCGTCCCTTCTCGCCTGACACGATGGGAGCATGCGCGCGCGATACGCAGTACCCCTGGGAATCACGGCCGTTGCCGCCGCCGGCCTCGTCTACTCGGCGGGTTTCGAGACCCGCTCCTTCCGCCTCCGCCGGGTCACCGTGCCGGTGCTGCCCGCGGGTATGCGCCCCCTGCGCGTGCTCCAGGTCTCCGACATCCACATGGTCGGCGGCCAGTACAAGAAGCAGCGCTGGCTCCGCTCCCTCGCCGGCCTGCGCCCCGACTTCGTGATCAACACGGGCGACAACCTGTCCGACCCGGAGGGCGTGCCCGAGGTGCTCGACGCGCTCGGCCCGCTGATGGAGTTCCCGGGCGCGTACGTCTTCGGCTCGAACGACTACTACGGCCCCAAACCCCGTAACCCCGCCCGGTACCTGCTCGAGAAGACCCAGGGCAAGCACGGCCTCAACGGCAACCCGCCCGCGGTCGACGTGATCCACAACCCGTGGGAGGAGCTGCGCGACGGCTTCGACACGGCGGGCTGGCTGAACCTGACGAACACGCGCGGCGTGCTGAAGATCGACGGCATGTCGGTGGAACTGACGGGCCTGGACGACCCGCACATCAAGCGGGACCGCTACCAGCAGGTGGCCGGCGGCCCCTCGAAGACGGCGGACGTCTCACTGGCCGTCGTCCACGCCCCCTACCTCCGGGTCCTGGACGCGTTCACGGCGGACGCGTACCCGCTGACCCTGGCCGGCCACACGCACGGCGGCCAGCTGTGCATCCCCTTCTACGGCGCCCTGGTCACCAACTGCGACCTCGACACGGACCGCGTCAAGGGCCTGTCGACGCACACGGCGGAGGGCCGGACGTCGTACCTCCACGTCTCGGCGGGCTGCGGCGCCAACCGCTACACCCCGGTACGTTTCGCCTGCCCACCGGAGGCGACACTGCTGACGCTGACGCCACGGGAGGCGTAGGCGGGGGAGGAGGCACGGCCGGCGGGGGCGGCGCGGGAGGCATGACGGCGGGGGCTGCGCGGGAGGCAGGTTCCGCAGGTTCCGCAGGTTCCGCAGGTTCCGCAGGGGCATAACCCACTCAGCCCGCCCGGATCGCCCCTTTTGCCCACTCGCCCTAGCGTGAGGGCATGACCGCGCCGATACCCAGGGACATACCGGACCTCCCCGCGCTCCCGGGCGGACCCGGAATCCTCCCCTCCCCCGTCCCCGCCACGGCCGTGGTGACCCCGATACGCCGTCCCGTGACGGCGGTCTTCCGCCTCCTCACCGCCGCCGCGGCGGCCACGGCCGTGACGATGGAACTGGTCCTGGGCAGCCCCGCCCAGGTTTTGAGCCAGTTCACGATCCAGAGCAGCATCCTGCTGACCCTGGTCATGACCGTCTCGGCCCGCCGCGCCTGGACAGCCCGCCGCCCACTGCCCAGCGCCCTGACAGGCGCCGCGCTCCTCTACCTGGTCATCGGGGCCCTGGTCCACCACGCGCTGGTGTCAAACCCGTCGAGCCCGTTCACCACGCCGCCCTCCCCGACGGGCTGGCACGCCGTCACCGACCAGGTCCTGCAAACGGCGATCCCGATCGCGGCACTCACGAACTGGCTGCTCCTGACCGCCGCCGGCCAACTGCACCTGCGCCAGGCAGCACCGTGGCTCCTGTACCCCCTGGCGTACCTGACCTTCTCCCTGCTCCGAGGCGAACTCCTCCTCCCCGGCACACCGAACCGCTACCTGTACGCCTTCCTCGACGTGGACGAGCACGGCTACAAGAGCGTCCTGGCCAACGCCCTCCTCCTCGGCCTGGCCTGCTACACCCTCGCCGTCCTCCTCGTAACCCTCGACCACATCCGCCCGAACCCCGTCCACCACCGCACCAAAACCGGATTTCGCCTGGGGCCACCGGTGGGCTAAAGTAAACGACGTCGCCGCGACAAGCAGGACAAGCAGCGACATCGGGGTGTAGCGCAGCTTGGCAGCGCGCTTCGTTCGGGACGAAGAGGTCGTGGGTTCAAATCCCGCCACCCCGACAGTGAAGTACCAGGTCAGAGCCACCTACTCAAGTAGTAGGTGGCTCTGATTTGTTGTGTGCGGGCCCTCCTGGGAGAAATCTGGGAGAAGATCTTGAAACCTCCGCCCGGACAGCACCTGCTAACCTCGCGCTTTCATGGAGCCTGGTGTCCGACGGGTGGTCAGGTAAACGAAAAGTGCCTCTGACCAGCAAGAATGAGGATTGTCGAGGTCCTTG
This genomic interval from Streptomyces sp. B21-083 contains the following:
- a CDS encoding RidA family protein → MSAVEERLAELGLTLPAVVPPLAAYQPAVRSGVYVYTSGQLPMVDGKLPVTGKVGAEVTPEEAKQLARTCALNALAAVKSVAGDLDLVARVVKVVGFVASAPDFTGQPGVINGASELLGEVLGDKGVHARSAVGVAVLPLDAPVEVEVQVELVDF
- a CDS encoding metallophosphoesterase — its product is MRARYAVPLGITAVAAAGLVYSAGFETRSFRLRRVTVPVLPAGMRPLRVLQVSDIHMVGGQYKKQRWLRSLAGLRPDFVINTGDNLSDPEGVPEVLDALGPLMEFPGAYVFGSNDYYGPKPRNPARYLLEKTQGKHGLNGNPPAVDVIHNPWEELRDGFDTAGWLNLTNTRGVLKIDGMSVELTGLDDPHIKRDRYQQVAGGPSKTADVSLAVVHAPYLRVLDAFTADAYPLTLAGHTHGGQLCIPFYGALVTNCDLDTDRVKGLSTHTAEGRTSYLHVSAGCGANRYTPVRFACPPEATLLTLTPREA
- a CDS encoding transglycosylase domain-containing protein, with amino-acid sequence MPNKRSGGGLSVTQQAAKFLGVSVLAGAVMAGIALPAAGALGLAAKGSVEGFDEIPANLKTLPLSQRTTILDAKGGQLATVYSRDRTVVELKDISPYMQKAIVAIEDSRFYEHGAIDLKGVLRALNKNAQSGGVSEGASTLTQQLVKNVFVEEAGDDPTKVAQAQQQTIGRKIKELKYAIQVEEELGKKKILENYLNITFFGQQAYGVEAGARRYFSKSAKDLTLPQAALLAGIVQSPTRYDPVNDPAEATKRRNTVLKRMAEVGDISPQEAAAAQEKPLGLKVSEPKNGCIAAVKGAGFFCKYVEKEFLASPVFGKTRADRAKIWNQGGLTIRTTLDPQSQASVQASIKEHVYQSDSVATAVTLVEPGTGKILGMGQSKPYGYGKNQTEINYSVGSDRGGSNYGFPTGSTFKPFVAAAALEEGRPAIQQYSAPYEMEYPSPVQTCSGKPWTNLENAKLENESESEKGPYRLKKAMELSVNTYFVQMISDIGLCPVMNMTDALHVRQGNGDKLPEVPAIALGSRGISPLTMASAYAAFASRGMYCTPIAIESITQKANGGQKSLEVPKSTCSRAMSETTADTINTLLQGVVDSGTGQEAGLTDGRDNAGKTGTTDERKNAWFVGYTPTLSGAVWVGSAMQNVKMRDIRIGGVYNDLVFGGKVPGPIWKDAMTGALQGKDSGKFNLIPIIEPTTPKPGDNGGNDGGNGDNNGNGNGNNGGATNGNNDNGGNTTFPNPSFSIPEGFIQGNGNGGNNGTSNGNGNGNGNGGFP
- a CDS encoding Pr6Pr family membrane protein, which produces MTAPIPRDIPDLPALPGGPGILPSPVPATAVVTPIRRPVTAVFRLLTAAAAATAVTMELVLGSPAQVLSQFTIQSSILLTLVMTVSARRAWTARRPLPSALTGAALLYLVIGALVHHALVSNPSSPFTTPPSPTGWHAVTDQVLQTAIPIAALTNWLLLTAAGQLHLRQAAPWLLYPLAYLTFSLLRGELLLPGTPNRYLYAFLDVDEHGYKSVLANALLLGLACYTLAVLLVTLDHIRPNPVHHRTKTGFRLGPPVG
- a CDS encoding ArsA-related P-loop ATPase, with translation MSRFQVVSGKGGTGKTTVAAALALALATEGKRTLLVEVEGRQGIAQLFETEVLPYEERKIAVAPGGGEVFALAIDPEQALLDYLQMFYKLGSAGRALKKLGAIDFATTVAPGIRDVLLTGKACEAVRRKDRSGRFAYDHVVMDAPPTGRVTRFLNVNDEVAGLAKIGPIHNQAQAVMRVLKSPETAVHLVTLLEEMPVQETADGIAELRAAKLPVGRIIVNMVRPEVLDEAELELVRAAPRSALARSLSAAGLGGARRGGNAEKLVDPLLAQVEEYAERYALEHEQRSVLGGLDLPLHELPLFAEGMDLAGLYELANELRKQRIS
- a CDS encoding GatB/YqeY domain-containing protein, with product MTTLKSKLREDLNTAIKARDELRSSTLRLTLTAITQEEVSGKEKRELSDEEIIKVISREAKKRREAADAFAQGDRPEQAEREKAEGVILAVYLPKQLDDEELNQIVAQAVEEAKAAGAEGPRAMGQVMKIVNPKVAGLAEGGRVAAAVKKLLAG
- a CDS encoding DUF4177 domain-containing protein produces the protein MTKWEYSTVPLLVHATKQILDTWGEDGWELVQVVPGPNNPEQLVAYLKREKA
- the wblA gene encoding transcriptional regulator WblA, encoding MGWVTDWSAQAGCRTTDPDELFVQGAAQNRAKAVCTGCPVRTECLADALDNRVEFGVWGGMTERERRALLRRRPTVTSWRRLLETARTEYERGAGILPLDEEEVYENYLAVG
- a CDS encoding ArsA family ATPase, whose translation is MSPDPHDSASRHGLSPARVLEVDPLIDDPRTRIVVCCGSGGVGKTTTAAALGLRAAERGRKVVVLTIDPARRLAQSMGIDSLDNVPRRVKGVEGGGELHAMMLDMKRTFDEIVEAHADRERAAAILSNPFYQSLSAGFAGTQEYMAMEKLGQLRARDEWDLIVVDTPPSRSALDFLDAPKRLGSFLDGRLIRLLTAPAKLGGRAGMKFLSVGMSMMTGTLGKLLGGQLLKDVQTFVAAMDTTFGGFRTRADATYQLLQAPGTAFLVVAAPERDALREAAYFVERLAAEDMPLAGLVLNRVHGSGAAQLSAERALAAAENLEEPRIVDQEDGKAGLRNSPDPYGGSEHPDQTPQTSRTPAPEADVEEHVEGSPTATGSEPTADPSEPTVQQLTAGLLRLHADRMRLLSREQRTRDRFTALHPEVAVTEVAALPGDVHDLAGLRNIGDRLATDRPELPAPPETSD